The sequence GGCCGGCGCCGGATTGCAGATCTTGCAACGTGGTGGACACGATGATGGTCGCGGGTAAACCGTTGTGCTGCCCCAGCGCGCCCGAGGCCAACAACGCCCGACCCATCGCTTTGAGCGCATCGTGTCTGCGTTGACCGGCCGAGCGTGAATCGGCCACCTTCGCGCTCGAATCCGGCTCACCGTCAACGCACGGTGTCTCGTCGTCCGGGTTGCACATACCGGGAGCGGCATACTTGGCCAGGAGAGCGTTGAGAGTCGCGGTCGTTTCGGGATCAAAATAGCCGGTGACCTTGCTCATCCCGTCCGCGTCTTGGGGATGGATCTTGAAGTCGCGCTTGCGGGCTCGCTCTTCGTCCGTGGGTGGCGGACCGTCCTGATCGGCCAGGTAGGCCAACTTCTCGGCCGACTTCCGTAGTTCCGTGGGACCGAGCCCGCTGGCCAGGTCGGCGAGATGGGCCTCCAACGCGTCGCACAGGTCGACGGGGATGTACCACGGCAACTTGTCGAAGAATTTGTTGATGACTCGCAGATGCTCGACGCCCACGTCGCCGCGTTGCTGAGCCGCCGCGACGTGTCGGCGCCTTGGCTCCAGCGGCTCTCCGGTCAGTGTCTGCCGCGGACCAAGCTGATCGGCATCCTTGATGAGCTGCCTCGCGGCCTCCTTCGAGATGCGGAGCGCGGTGGTGAGCACATCCGTCAACGACGTACCACCCAACGCGCAGGGATCGGCTTCGGCCGCCAGCGCGCCGACCAATCGGTGCTCGACGACCGGTGCACGACGTATGTTGCGCTCCAACCGCACGCACAACTCAACTTTTTCGGCGTCCGTCATCACATCGAACTGCAGCCCGAGCATCGTGTCGAAGGCGGAGTCGAGCGCATCG comes from Mycolicibacterium pulveris and encodes:
- a CDS encoding HNH endonuclease signature motif containing protein; its protein translation is MNGSPGSNREAVAAAFDALDSAFDTMLGLQFDVMTDAEKVELCVRLERNIRRAPVVEHRLVGALAAEADPCALGGTSLTDVLTTALRISKEAARQLIKDADQLGPRQTLTGEPLEPRRRHVAAAQQRGDVGVEHLRVINKFFDKLPWYIPVDLCDALEAHLADLASGLGPTELRKSAEKLAYLADQDGPPPTDEERARKRDFKIHPQDADGMSKVTGYFDPETTATLNALLAKYAAPGMCNPDDETPCVDGEPDSSAKVADSRSAGQRRHDALKAMGRALLASGALGQHNGLPATIIVSTTLQDLQSGAGRAVTGSGSWLPMSDVIRLASHAYHYLAVFDKHTEEALYLGRTKRLASRGQRIVLHAKYRGCTRPGCTVPADWCEVHHVDGWAAEGGPTDIDKLTLACGPDNRLIEKSGWTTRQRADGRTEWIPPPDLDTGQTRVNNYHFPERYLLPDDDDDVP